A single region of the Ursus arctos isolate Adak ecotype North America unplaced genomic scaffold, UrsArc2.0 scaffold_10, whole genome shotgun sequence genome encodes:
- the PCDH20 gene encoding protocadherin-20: MRGRGNARSSRALAVSWRPATWHPRPDMGRLSRPRSSTSHRNLPHLFLFFLFVGPFNCLASYSRATELLYSLNEGLPAGVLIGSLAEDLRLVPRAAGRQDQLSQLPERTVAERDPPLSFSLASRGLSGQYVTLDNRSGELHTSAQEIDREALCLEGGGGAAWGGSISIASSPSSDSCLLLLDVLVLPQEYFRFVKVKIAIRDINDNAPQFPVPQISVWVPENAPINTRLAIEHPAMDPDIGTNGVQTYRLLDYHRMFTLDVEENENGERTPYLIVMGLLDRETQDQYVSIIIAEDGGSPPLLGSATLTIGITDINDNCPLFADSQINVTVFGNATVGTPVAAVQAVDRDLGTNAQITYAYSQKVPQASKDLFHLDETTGVIKLFSKIGGSVLQTHKLTILANGPGCIPAVTTALVTIIKVIFRPPEIVPRYIANEVDGIVYLKELEPINTPIAFFTIRDPEGKYKVNCYLDGEGPFRLSPYKPYNNEYLLETTKPMDYELQQFYEIVVVAWNSEGFHVKKIIKVQLLDDNDNAPIFLQPLLELTIEENNAPNAFLTKLYATDADSGERGQVSYFLGPDAPSYFSLDSVTGILTVSTQLDREEKEKYRYTVRAIDSGKPPRESVATVALTVLDKNDNSPRFINKDFSFFVPENFPGYGEIGVISVTDADAGRNGWVALSVVNQSDIFVIDTGKGMLRAKVSLDREQQSSYTLWVEAVDGGEPALSSTAKITILLLDINDNPPLVLFPQSNMSYLLVLPSTLPGSPVTEVYAVDKDTGMNAVIAYSIIGRRGPRPESFRIDPKTGNITLEEALLQTDYGLHRLLVKVSDHGYPEPLHSTVMVNLFVNDTVSNESYIESLLRKEPEINIEEKEPQISIEPTHRKVESVSCVPTLVALSVISLGSITLVTGMGIYICLRRGKKHHREDENLEVQIPLKGKIDLHMRERKPMAISNI, encoded by the exons ATGCGCGGCCGAGGGAATGCGCGCAGCTCGCGGGCCCTGGCAGTGAGCTGGCGCCCGGCGACCTGGCACCCGCGCCCGGATATGGGGCGTCTAAGTCGTCCCAGGAGCAGCACCAGCCACAGAAACCTGCCG catctgtttctgtttttcctcttcgTGGGACCCTTCAACTGCCTCGCGAGTTACAGCCGGGCCACGGAGCTTCTGTACAGCCTGAACGAGGGACTGCCCGCGGGGGTGCTCATCGGCAGCTTGGCCGAGGACCTGCGGCTGGTGCCCCGCGCCGCCGGGAGGCAGGACCAGCTGTCGCAGCTGCCGGAGCGCACCGTCGCTGAGCGGGACCCCCCTCTCTCCTTCAGCCTGGCCTCTCGGGGACTTAGCGGCCAGTACGTGACCCTGGACAACCGCTCCGGCGAGCTGCACACTTCTGCCCAGGAGATCGACCGGGAGGCCCTGTGTCTTGAAGGAGGTGGAGGAGCCGCCTGGGGCGGCAGCATTTCCAtcgcctcctccccttcctctgatTCTTGTCTTTTGCTTTTGGATGTACTGGTCCTGCCTCAGGAATACTTTAGGTTTGTGAAGGTGAAAATCGCTATCCGGGACATCAATGACAATGCCCCGCAGTTCCCCGTTCCCCAAATCTCGGTTTGGGTCCCGGAAAATGCACCTATAAACACCCGGCTCGCCATAGAGCATCCTGCCATGGACCCAGATATAGGCACTAATGGGGTGCAGACCTACCGCTTACTGGACTACCATCGCATGTTCACCCTGGACGTGGAGGAGAATGAGAATGGGGAGCGCACTCCCTACCTAATTGTCATGGGACTGTTGGATAGGGAGACCCAGGACCAGTACGTGAGCATCATCATAGCGGAGGACGGTGGGTCTCCACCACTGCTGGGCAGCGCCACCCTCACCATCGGCATAACTGACATTAATGACAATTGCCCTCTCTTCGCAGACTCACAAATCAATGTCACTGTGTTTGGGAATGCTACAGTGGGCACACCGGTTGCAGCTGTCCAGGCTGTGGACAGAGACTTGGGAACCAATGCTCAGATCACCTACGCTTACAGCCAGAAAGTTCCACAAGCATCCAAGGATTTATTCCATCTGGATGAAACCACGGGAGTCATCAAACTTTTCAGTAAGATTGGGGGAAGTGTTCTGCAAACGCACAAGCTCACCATCCTTGCTAACGGGCCAGGCTGCATCCCCGCTGTGACCACGGCCCTGGTGACCATTATCAAAGTCATTTTCAGACCACCTGAAATTGTTCCTCGTTATATAGCAAATGAGGTAGATGGTATTGTTTACCTGAAAGAACTGGAACCCATTAACACTCCAATTGCATTCTTCACCATAAGAGATCCAGAAGGTAAATACAAGGTGAACTGCTACCTGGACGGTGAAGGACCATTTAGGTTATCACCGTACAAACCATACAATAACGAATATTTGCTGGAAACCACAAAACCGATGGACTATGAGCTACAGCAGTTCTATGAAATAGTGGTGGTGGCCTGGAACTCTGAGGGGTTCCATgtcaaaaaaattattaaagtgcAACTTTTAGATGACAATGACAATGCTCCCATTTTCCTGCAACCCTTGCTGGAACTAACCATTGAAGAAAACAACGCGCCCAATGCCTTTTTAACTAAGCTGTATGCGACGGATGCTGACAGTGGAGAGAGAGGCCAGGTTTCCTATTTCCTGGGACCTGATGCCCCCTCTTATTTTTCCTTAGACAGTGTCACAGGAATTCTGACAGTTTCCACTCAGCTGGAccgagaagagaaagaaaagtacaggTACACAGTCAGAGCTATTGACTCTGGGAAGCCACCCAGAGAATCAGTGGCCACTGTGGCTCTCACCGTGCTGGATAAAAATGACAACAGCCCTAGGTTCATCAACAAGGACTTCAGCTTTTTTGTGCCAGAAAACTTTCCAGGATATGGTGAAATTGGGGTCATTAGTGTCACAGATGCCGATGCTGGACGAAATGGATGGGTTGCCCTCTCGGTGGTGAACCAGAGTGATATTTTTGTCATAGACACAGGAAAGGGCATGTTAAGAGCTAAAGTCTCTTTGGACAGAGAGCAGCAAAGCTCCTACACTTTGTGGGTCGAAGCTGTTGATGGGGGTGAGCCTGCCCTCTCTTCGACTGCAAAAATCACAATTCTCCTTCTAGATATCAATGACAACCCTCCTCTGGTTTTATTTCCTCAGTCCAACATGTCCTACCTGTTGGTACTGCCTTCTACTCTCCCCGGTTCCCCTGTTACAGAGGTCTATGCTGTTGACAAAGACACAGGCATGAACGCCGTCATAGCTTACAGCATCATAGGAAGAAGAGGTCCTAGGCCTGAGTCCTTTAGGATTGACCCTAAAACTGGCAACATTACTTTGGAAGAGGCATTGCTGCagacagactatggactccatCGTTTACTGGTGAAAGTGAGTGACCATGGTTATCCTGAACCTCTCCATTCCACGGTCATGGTGAACCTGTTTGTCAATGACACTGTCAGTAATGAGAGCTACATTGAGAGTCTTTTAAGAAAGGAACCAGAAATCAATATAGAGGAGAAAGAACCACAGATCTCAATAGAACCAACTCATAGGAAAGTCGAGTCTGTGTCCTGTGTGCCCACTCTAGTAGCTCTGTCTGTGATAAGCTTGGGCTCTATCACACTTGTAACAGGGATGGGCATATACATCTGTTtaaggagggggaaaaagcatCACAGGGAAGACGAAAATTTGGAAGTACAAATTCCACTCAAAGGAAAAATTGACTTGCATATGAGAGAAAGGAAACCAATGGCTATTTCTAATatttga